The Gloeomargarita lithophora Alchichica-D10 genomic sequence CCCCACCAATTTGGCCTGTTTATCCAAAACCGGGCCACCGCTCATCCCCGGTAGCGTACTATTGCTGTACACCAACCCATAGCCATCCGCCAAGGGTTTGCTGGCGTTGGCCGTCACCCGCCCAGTGGTGAAATTGTACACCGGCTCACTGATCGCCGCCCCCGGCTTGGGAAATCCCGCCACAAACACCGGATTGCCCTCACTTACCTTGGTCGCATCCCCCAAATTCGCCACCGGATAGGTCTTATCGCTGGTAAACTTGGCCGTTGCCATATCCACCCCGGCCATTTTCTGCACCGTATTGTACTTGAGGGGATATTTTTGTTTATCTGATGTCACAATATCGTATTCATCTTGTACGGGAACAACGTGCGCCGCTGTGAGTACGGTGTAGGTATTCCCCTCCCGTCCCACAATAATCCCAGAGCCGGGATTGACCCCATCAATCAGTACCGTAATTCCTTTAGCAACTTTAGCCACCGCCGCCACATCATCCGCCGAATCCAGGGGACGTTGCCACAGCATTACCCCAACTGTGCCCACCAGGGCTATGGTTACACCGCAACTGATGCGTTTCATGTTAGCTGTCTCCCACATTGACTTATCTTCAATTATACAAAGGTTGCGGGCACCACTATCGCTTCGGTTACCCTAGATGTCTAAAGATGTAAAAAAACGACCACCGCTTACACTGAATGGATAGAGAACAAAGTCATTAAATTTACTATGGTTATGGTTCAACCCCCAATGGGATGGTATCTAGTTACGGGCGCAACCGGTCAAATTGGCCGCCGGGTCGTGCATCAACTGCGCCAACAGGGTTTTCCCGTGCGGGCGTGGGTGCGTTTGGGGGCAAACTATCAGGATTTGGTTGATGCCGGGGCAGAACTCTACTTTGGGAATGTCACTCAACGGGAAGATATTTGGGCTGCCATGGGTCATGTGAGTTATATCATCAGTACCCATTATCATGCCAAAGATATTCTCAATATTCACCTAAAAAGCAATCTGCATCTGATTGAAGTGGCGGGTAAATTTGGGGTAGAATGCTTCGCTTATATTTCGGGTTTAGGGGTGGAGCAATACGCCCAAAATGCCCCCCTCATTGAAGCCAAACTCGCCATCGAAACCGCATTGACAAAAAGCTCATTAAACTACATCATTCTCCGGCCAACGTTACTCAATCATTATCTTTTACCCTGGCTAGAACAACTGCAAAAAACAGGTAGCTTAATTTTAACCGGGGATGGTAATCTCCGTCATTCTTGGGTCAGCCTTGACGACTTGGCTAAAATCACCATACAACTCACCCAAAATCCTGCCCTTTGGCGGCAAATTGTCCCCGTTGGTGGGCTAACACCGCTTAGCCGTTGGGATATTATTGATTTGTATCGCAAACTCACCCAATCCCAACCCATGATTATTCCCGTGCCTTTAGCATTTTTAGACGGGGTGCGTTGGGGTTTACAATGGCTGAATCAAGACGAGGATTTGGGCACCCTAAAAATTCTATTAAGCCATGAATTTATTTGTAATGAAAGTGAACAAAAACGATTGCAAAATCAATTAAATATCCAACTAGAATCCCTGGAGCAATTCTTGCAACGCTACTTGGGATTGGATCATTCGGGTAAAGAATAATGGGGATCACTCCGGTCAAACACTTGATGGGGGCGACCCAAGGGAATGCCCGCTTGTTCCAATGCCTCGACCACCCGGCGGCGAAATTCCCGACTCACTAGCCACTGTTGTCCCGGCTGGGTTTTCAGCCACACCCGCAGGAGTAAACCCTCATGGCCAGCCCCATCAATACCAAGCACTTCCGGGAGTTCTAACAACGATTGCCGCCACTGGGAGTCAGCATAAAATTCTTGGGTAACTTTTTTAAGGACGTTCAGAGCTTGGGTCGGATCAGTTTGACAATCTACTAAAATCTCAAAATTCACCCGTGACCAGAGGCGGGTCAAATTAGAAACCTTGATAATACTGCTATTCGGAATCGTAATCAAACACCCTTCTGGATTGCGTAACTGAGTAATCCGTAAACTCATACTTTCCACCATGCCCGTATATTCCCCAATTTGAATAATGTCACCAATGCCAAATTGGTCTTCCCAAAGAATCAATAACCCGTTGATAATATCTTTAATTACGTTTTGCGACCCCAATGAAATTGCTAAAGCAAGTAAGCCACCCAAGGCAAAAATCGAGCTTACCGGGACACCCAAAGTACTAAAAATATAGCTGATTCTTATCATATAAACCACAGCCGTTTTTACGCCTCGCAGGGTTTCAACATTGGTAGAAATTCGTAGGGATTTACGAGTAATTTCACCAATGTCAAACCAATTATAATTTTCCCAAGCTTGTTGTAAACGGTCAATCAAGAAGTCTCCCAATTTACTTCCTAGCCCTGTCAAAAACCACATGGTCAACCATACAATTGGCAGACGTAAAATTTTGGTCGAAATAGCTCTTGTTTGCGGAAATATCGAAAGAATATAAGCTACGCCTGCCAACCAAATTGCGAGCTGCATCCATAGTAAAATATAACTAAAAAGTGAGACGATTTTATGCCTCTGTTCATAACTAAAATGTGATTTAATATAGTTTATAAATTCAACTCTTTGTCGGTGTAATCCATGCAAATGAGGTGATGGGTTTTCCGCTATTTTTCGAGCATTTTTTAATGCTGTTATTTGCTTCTGTATGTCAATTTTACGACGGCGGAAAAATTGGTTTAAGCCGAATAAAATCAAACTCATAAAAAGTACAATAATAAGAATCCATAGGGCTTGGGATATTTGTCTCAAAAGTGCCTGGGGTGTCCGTTGGGAAATAGCCTGTTGTAAATTCTCTTGAATGATTTGGCGCCATTCTTCGGCCAAGGCAGGAATGGGAATGCCATTGTAGGAGGAATC encodes the following:
- a CDS encoding SDR family oxidoreductase → MVQPPMGWYLVTGATGQIGRRVVHQLRQQGFPVRAWVRLGANYQDLVDAGAELYFGNVTQREDIWAAMGHVSYIISTHYHAKDILNIHLKSNLHLIEVAGKFGVECFAYISGLGVEQYAQNAPLIEAKLAIETALTKSSLNYIILRPTLLNHYLLPWLEQLQKTGSLILTGDGNLRHSWVSLDDLAKITIQLTQNPALWRQIVPVGGLTPLSRWDIIDLYRKLTQSQPMIIPVPLAFLDGVRWGLQWLNQDEDLGTLKILLSHEFICNESEQKRLQNQLNIQLESLEQFLQRYLGLDHSGKE
- a CDS encoding mechanosensitive ion channel family protein — encoded protein: MRLSALSRTLVLCLFTLTALLLMSQSTWGQFTIPQQQSQVVLPSNVTRYGNIEATDVVFDGKNLFTIASATVRDRNNANSLVPVEIRAELIEANLQRIVAPYTQNLLDSREPKVIISVSTLNNETVILGRTELQQQNITVLTVTELDSSYNGIPIPALAEEWRQIIQENLQQAISQRTPQALLRQISQALWILIIVLFMSLILFGLNQFFRRRKIDIQKQITALKNARKIAENPSPHLHGLHRQRVEFINYIKSHFSYEQRHKIVSLFSYILLWMQLAIWLAGVAYILSIFPQTRAISTKILRLPIVWLTMWFLTGLGSKLGDFLIDRLQQAWENYNWFDIGEITRKSLRISTNVETLRGVKTAVVYMIRISYIFSTLGVPVSSIFALGGLLALAISLGSQNVIKDIINGLLILWEDQFGIGDIIQIGEYTGMVESMSLRITQLRNPEGCLITIPNSSIIKVSNLTRLWSRVNFEILVDCQTDPTQALNVLKKVTQEFYADSQWRQSLLELPEVLGIDGAGHEGLLLRVWLKTQPGQQWLVSREFRRRVVEALEQAGIPLGRPHQVFDRSDPHYSLPE